The sequence ACCCAGGTCAGGGCGTGACGGGCAGCCGTTCATCGGCAGCCGGGCCTCCCATCAGCACGCCCTGTTCCTTGTAGGGCTTCAGCAGGAAATGGGTCGAGGTCGAGATGACGCCCTGCAGCGTCGAGAGTTTCTCCGAAACGAAGGTGGCGACTTCGCGCAGATCGTGACCCACCACCACCACCAGCAGATCATACCCGCCGGACATCAGGTAACAGGATTCCACCTCGGTGTACTTCGAGATCCGATCGGCCAGGCGATCGAACCCGCCGCCGCGTTCCGGCGTGATTCGCACCTCGATGACCGCCCGGACCATTTCGCGGCCCAACTTCTCCTCGTTGAG comes from Verrucomicrobiia bacterium and encodes:
- a CDS encoding Lrp/AsnC family transcriptional regulator yields the protein MDPLLKLLRENAALSPERLASLLGLPEAQVRERIRAYEADRVILGYRTVLNEEKLGREMVRAVIEVRITPERGGGFDRLADRISKYTEVESCYLMSGGYDLLVVVVGHDLREVATFVSEKLSTLQGVISTSTHFLLKPYKEQGVLMGGPAADERLPVTP